A single window of Caldimicrobium thiodismutans DNA harbors:
- the dapA gene encoding 4-hydroxy-tetrahydrodipicolinate synthase, whose protein sequence is MGNETLKGSIVALVTPFRGGKIDEESFRNLIRWHLKEGTHGILVSGTTGESATLSKEEKKRLFEIALEEAKGKLPLIAGTGTNDTQKTLELTKMAEEMGMDAALLVTPYYNKPTQKGLYEHYKYIASQVKIPLILYNVPGRTAVNLLPETTAKLSEIEYIVAIKEACGDLKQISELKLKCKEDFIILSGDDFTAYPTIVLGGKGVVSVAANITPKEMAELMEASLNGNYSRALELHLYLYPLFKILFIETNPVPAKEALYLMGMIESPEVRLPLSSLTENSFQQLKTLLRETYKLL, encoded by the coding sequence ATGGGAAATGAAACCCTTAAAGGTTCAATAGTTGCCCTTGTGACTCCTTTTAGAGGAGGCAAAATAGATGAGGAATCCTTTAGAAATCTTATAAGATGGCACCTGAAAGAAGGGACACATGGAATCCTTGTTTCCGGCACAACAGGTGAATCAGCTACGCTTTCTAAGGAGGAAAAGAAAAGGCTTTTTGAAATAGCCCTTGAAGAAGCAAAGGGAAAGCTTCCTCTTATTGCTGGAACAGGAACCAATGATACCCAGAAAACCCTTGAGTTAACAAAAATGGCAGAAGAAATGGGCATGGATGCAGCCTTGCTTGTTACACCTTATTACAATAAGCCCACTCAAAAAGGCCTTTATGAACATTATAAATACATTGCCAGTCAGGTCAAAATTCCCCTCATTCTTTATAATGTTCCAGGAAGAACAGCAGTAAATCTTTTACCTGAAACTACAGCCAAGCTTTCAGAAATTGAATACATTGTTGCTATAAAAGAGGCCTGCGGTGATCTTAAGCAGATTTCAGAGCTTAAGCTAAAATGCAAAGAAGATTTTATCATTCTTTCAGGAGATGATTTTACAGCTTATCCAACCATAGTTCTTGGGGGTAAGGGAGTTGTTTCTGTTGCAGCCAATATTACGCCCAAGGAGATGGCAGAACTAATGGAGGCTTCATTAAATGGTAATTATTCGCGGGCCTTGGAACTCCATCTTTATCTGTATCCTCTTTTTAAGATTCTTTTCATAGAAACGAACCCAGTTCCTGCAAAAGAGGCCCTCTATCTTATGGGAATGATTGAAAGCCCTGAGGTTAGGCTTCCTCTTTCTTCCCTTACTGAGAATTCCTTTCAGCAATTGAAAACCCTTTTAAGGGAAACTTATAAACTTTTATAA
- a CDS encoding flavin reductase family protein — MGLQKLISTYISQGVFVITSQANGKLNGMTAAWVSQVSFKPRLLGVAIAPQRYTFELIEKSKVFCINVLSEEQIDLAKHFGFHSGRKVNKFENIPYKFALKGSPVILSAIAYFECEVTHLYETGDHIIVVGEVGDYEIIRPEAKPLIFKWDDYFGGVEG, encoded by the coding sequence ATGGGTTTGCAAAAATTAATTAGCACTTATATTTCCCAGGGAGTTTTTGTGATTACATCGCAGGCAAATGGAAAACTTAATGGCATGACAGCCGCCTGGGTTTCTCAGGTTTCCTTTAAACCTCGGCTTTTAGGAGTAGCTATTGCCCCTCAGAGATATACCTTTGAGCTAATTGAAAAGTCTAAGGTCTTTTGTATAAATGTCCTCTCGGAAGAGCAGATTGACCTTGCCAAACATTTTGGCTTTCATAGTGGTAGAAAAGTCAATAAATTTGAAAACATACCTTATAAGTTTGCTCTTAAGGGCTCTCCAGTAATTCTGTCAGCAATAGCCTATTTTGAGTGCGAGGTAACCCATCTTTACGAAACGGGAGATCATATTATAGTTGTGGGAGAGGTGGGAGATTACGAAATTATTAGGCCAGAGGCCAAGCCACTGATTTTTAAATGGGATGATTATTTTGGAGGGGTTGAGGGATAA
- the dapF gene encoding diaminopimelate epimerase yields MNNEINSLFLKLKDETLYKVSASGNDFIVLLNFEGKFTPEEGTALAKRLCRDKFSVSADGFILIERPLHPQAHVAWKFFNRDGSIAEMCGNGARAVARLLYHLELVPNPFYLETLAGLIFCQVKGERVKVALGKPRDLKLNLALKSDYDMYLVHFVNTGVPHVVLFWEDIDTAPVEKIGPLIRYHESFKPAGTNVNFLQPLEEDGKTYLKIRTYERGVEAETLACGTGACASAFISVELGLVNYPVSVLTRSGELLIIDWDEEKEILYLEGQASLIFKFNIYQDALK; encoded by the coding sequence ATGAATAACGAAATAAATTCTTTATTTTTAAAGCTTAAGGATGAAACCTTATATAAGGTCTCAGCATCAGGGAATGATTTTATTGTTCTTCTTAATTTTGAAGGTAAATTTACCCCGGAAGAGGGAACAGCTCTTGCAAAAAGGCTTTGTAGAGATAAGTTTTCAGTATCTGCTGATGGGTTTATTCTAATTGAACGGCCCTTGCATCCTCAGGCCCATGTAGCCTGGAAATTTTTCAATCGTGATGGAAGTATTGCCGAGATGTGTGGAAATGGAGCAAGAGCAGTTGCAAGGCTCCTTTATCATTTGGAGCTTGTCCCCAATCCCTTTTATCTTGAAACCCTTGCAGGCCTTATTTTTTGTCAGGTTAAAGGTGAAAGGGTAAAGGTTGCCCTTGGCAAACCAAGGGATCTTAAATTAAATCTTGCTCTTAAAAGTGATTATGATATGTATTTAGTTCATTTTGTTAATACTGGGGTTCCCCATGTGGTTCTTTTCTGGGAGGATATAGATACTGCCCCAGTAGAAAAAATAGGTCCATTAATAAGATATCATGAGTCTTTCAAGCCTGCTGGAACAAATGTTAATTTTTTGCAACCCCTTGAGGAAGATGGAAAGACTTATCTCAAAATCAGAACCTATGAAAGGGGGGTTGAGGCAGAAACCCTTGCCTGTGGGACAGGAGCCTGTGCCTCTGCTTTCATTTCTGTAGAGCTTGGTTTGGTAAATTATCCGGTCTCAGTATTAACAAGGAGTGGTGAGCTTTTGATTATAGATTGGGATGAGGAAAAGGAAATCCTTTATCTTGAAGGCCAGGCCTCTCTTATATTTAAATTTAATATTTATCAAGACGCTTTAAAATAA
- the mscL gene encoding large conductance mechanosensitive channel protein MscL, whose product MKILKEFRDFLMKGNMIDIAIAIIIGGAFQRVIESLVKDVISPVIGLFIAQPDFSNLLIGPVKIGSFIITLISFLLTGLVIFLFVVKTSKKLEEFRGKRGLEIDPKESVETKEVEILRAILEELKKK is encoded by the coding sequence GTGAAGATACTGAAGGAATTTCGCGATTTTCTTATGAAAGGAAATATGATAGATATAGCTATTGCCATTATAATAGGAGGAGCCTTTCAAAGGGTTATTGAATCCTTGGTTAAAGATGTTATTTCTCCTGTTATTGGGCTATTTATTGCACAGCCTGATTTCTCAAATCTTTTAATAGGTCCAGTAAAAATTGGGAGCTTTATTATTACTCTGATTAGCTTTTTGCTTACCGGATTAGTTATCTTCCTTTTTGTAGTGAAAACCTCTAAAAAGTTAGAAGAATTTAGGGGAAAAAGGGGCCTGGAAATAGATCCTAAAGAATCCGTTGAAACCAAAGAAGTAGAGATTTTAAGGGCAATTTTAGAGGAATTAAAAAAGAAATAA
- a CDS encoding tetratricopeptide repeat protein, which translates to MEDDKLLRFHERLKDFLQKNLTKLLNLVLFFVIIIALSGGWFFYQKNKEKRAFEKFVEIIHKQGDLKTLEDFVKKYGGTQAGLQASLILWDTLQKGGTPHQLNEGLNTLKKVYPRKLEGLILYAQAKVFEDSGKRAEAISIYQKLLDKDPNLKDQVLMDLARLSASTQKDVAIKYYQEIQKNYPQFYGKGLAEYKLYELKRK; encoded by the coding sequence ATGGAAGATGATAAATTATTAAGGTTTCACGAAAGATTAAAGGATTTTCTCCAAAAAAATCTTACTAAATTATTAAATTTAGTCTTATTTTTCGTTATTATTATTGCCCTTTCAGGGGGCTGGTTTTTTTATCAGAAAAACAAGGAAAAAAGGGCCTTTGAAAAGTTCGTTGAGATTATTCACAAGCAGGGTGATTTAAAGACCTTAGAGGATTTTGTTAAAAAATATGGAGGCACACAGGCAGGGCTTCAGGCCTCCTTGATTTTATGGGATACCTTACAAAAAGGGGGAACTCCTCATCAACTTAATGAGGGGCTGAACACTCTTAAAAAAGTCTATCCCAGAAAGCTTGAAGGCTTAATACTTTATGCACAGGCAAAAGTTTTTGAGGACTCGGGAAAAAGGGCAGAGGCCATATCTATCTATCAAAAACTTTTAGATAAAGACCCCAATCTTAAAGATCAAGTTTTAATGGATCTGGCAAGGTTATCAGCCTCAACACAAAAAGATGTGGCTATCAAGTATTATCAGGAAATCCAAAAGAATTATCCTCAATTTTACGGTAAAGGGCTTGCAGAATATAAGCTTTATGAATTAAAGAGAAAGTGA
- the aroB gene encoding 3-dehydroquinate synthase, translating to MQILKVKTKPSYEILIEEGLLEKIPADLKKHFDFGKVAIITDSRVESLYGERLLNLFQSMAIKVSFFSFPEGEASKNMDTVVRLARAMVQTGFDRKDLILALGGGVVGDIAGFLASIYLRGIPFVQVPTTLLSQVDSSVGGKTGVDLPEGKNLLGTFYQPLRVYIDPSVLKTLPLSEIKNGLAEIIKYGCILKGKLFQYIKKRGKEIYKLSSEDLTYLIYESCKAKAYVVSRDEREGGLRRILNFGHTIGHALETLANYQVSHGFCVAVGMVVEGRLSEILGVAEKPVFEPLKALLKDLDMPYRIKDISPHLSQTEFFSAISKDKKVWKGKLTLVLLKKIGRFTFFEDPSKEALSRTLEECY from the coding sequence ATGCAAATTCTTAAGGTTAAAACAAAACCATCCTATGAAATTCTCATTGAAGAGGGTCTTTTAGAAAAGATTCCTGCAGACTTAAAAAAACACTTTGATTTTGGAAAGGTTGCCATTATCACAGATTCAAGGGTTGAATCTCTTTATGGAGAAAGATTACTTAATCTCTTTCAATCCATGGCTATAAAAGTCAGTTTTTTTTCCTTTCCTGAGGGTGAAGCCTCTAAGAATATGGATACAGTGGTAAGACTTGCAAGGGCAATGGTTCAGACTGGCTTTGATAGAAAGGATCTCATTCTTGCCCTGGGTGGAGGAGTTGTAGGTGACATAGCAGGATTTCTTGCAAGTATTTACCTAAGGGGTATCCCCTTTGTTCAGGTTCCTACTACCCTTCTTTCTCAGGTAGACTCCTCGGTAGGTGGAAAAACAGGGGTTGATCTTCCCGAAGGCAAAAATTTACTTGGCACTTTCTACCAACCTCTTCGTGTCTACATAGATCCTTCTGTCCTGAAAACTCTGCCCCTTTCTGAAATCAAAAACGGCCTTGCTGAGATTATAAAATACGGCTGTATTTTAAAAGGAAAACTTTTTCAATATATAAAGAAAAGGGGTAAGGAAATTTATAAATTATCTTCTGAAGATTTGACCTATCTTATTTACGAAAGCTGTAAGGCAAAGGCATATGTGGTTTCAAGGGATGAAAGGGAAGGTGGCTTGAGAAGGATCTTAAATTTCGGACACACTATTGGACATGCCCTTGAAACTCTTGCCAATTATCAAGTTTCCCATGGCTTTTGTGTGGCGGTTGGAATGGTTGTTGAGGGAAGGCTTTCTGAGATTTTAGGGGTTGCTGAAAAGCCTGTTTTTGAACCACTTAAGGCCCTTCTAAAGGATCTTGATATGCCTTACCGAATAAAGGATATCTCCCCGCATCTTTCTCAAACCGAGTTCTTTTCTGCTATATCTAAGGATAAAAAAGTTTGGAAGGGGAAACTAACCCTTGTTTTGCTTAAAAAAATCGGAAGGTTTACCTTTTTTGAAGACCCTTCCAAGGAGGCACTCTCAAGGACCCTTGAAGAATGTTATTAA
- a CDS encoding radical SAM protein, with translation MEKAHKESRKAFSLPEETPTDKEGISCPICARGCRIAEGEYGYCGLRKILKGKLLGPKIREARVSWYLDPLPTNCVADWICPGGTGCGYPKFAYRSGPEYGYYNLAVFFEACNLNCLYCQNWHFKYATFATRYKTLEEFLEAITPQVACICFFGGDPSPQAPFAIKASFEALKNKKGKILRICWETNGHFSPHLLPKVIETSLVSGGIIKFDLKALTPEIYFALTGGSLNPVLENFKKVAEYFKERPEVSLLTASTLLVPGYVEEEEVEKIAQFIAEINPQIPYRILAFSPQFYMKDLPLISKEVAYRALERAKKAGLKRVSLGNEHLLK, from the coding sequence TTGGAAAAGGCCCATAAGGAATCAAGGAAGGCTTTTTCTCTTCCAGAAGAAACCCCAACTGATAAGGAGGGAATTAGTTGCCCCATCTGTGCCAGAGGTTGCAGGATCGCTGAAGGTGAATACGGATACTGCGGACTCAGAAAAATTCTCAAGGGAAAACTTCTTGGACCCAAAATTCGTGAGGCAAGGGTTTCCTGGTATCTTGACCCTCTTCCCACAAACTGTGTTGCAGACTGGATCTGCCCTGGGGGAACAGGGTGCGGATATCCAAAGTTTGCCTATCGGTCAGGTCCTGAATATGGATATTACAATTTAGCTGTCTTTTTTGAGGCCTGCAACTTAAACTGCCTTTATTGTCAAAACTGGCATTTCAAATATGCAACCTTTGCTACAAGATATAAAACCCTTGAGGAGTTTCTGGAAGCCATAACCCCTCAAGTAGCCTGTATATGTTTTTTTGGAGGAGATCCTTCTCCTCAGGCTCCTTTTGCCATAAAGGCAAGTTTTGAAGCTTTAAAAAATAAAAAGGGAAAAATTCTTCGTATCTGCTGGGAAACAAACGGTCATTTTAGCCCCCATCTCCTACCAAAGGTTATAGAAACTTCTCTTGTTTCAGGAGGCATTATCAAATTTGATTTAAAGGCCCTTACCCCAGAGATATATTTTGCCCTAACAGGCGGGTCCTTAAATCCTGTCTTAGAAAATTTTAAAAAGGTTGCTGAATATTTTAAGGAAAGACCAGAGGTTTCCCTTCTTACAGCAAGCACTCTTCTTGTTCCTGGATATGTAGAAGAAGAGGAGGTTGAAAAAATTGCTCAATTTATTGCAGAGATCAATCCCCAAATACCCTATAGAATTCTTGCCTTTTCACCTCAATTTTATATGAAGGATTTGCCCCTTATTTCTAAGGAAGTTGCCTATCGCGCTTTAGAGAGGGCTAAAAAGGCAGGCCTAAAAAGGGTCTCCTTAGGTAATGAACATCTCTTAAAATAA
- a CDS encoding penicillin-binding protein 1A translates to MNSTLKIIGLFFLIFILFLSTLVLILFLYLKISLPSISKLKSYRPKQVNLIVDRNDKIIGYLGEERRIFVPLKKIPPHVVRAFLAAEDANFYKHKGIDFFSLLRALFKNVISGKIVQGGSTITQQVAKSLLLSPERTFSRKFKEMILAWQMEKYLTKDEILTLYLNHIYLGEGAYGVEAAALTYFNKHVWELDLLEAATLAGLPPGPSRFSPVDNPQAALQRRNYVLRRMAEVGFISEGLANQLVTKPLLVNPKNVNIPAHSAYFIDLVKAEIEKLLPKEALEQGGYRIKTTLDLEWQKKGYENLINALRGLSKKDPPEVAAVCLANADGGVRFLLGGRNYLESTYNRAILGKRQAGSAFKPFIWAEALEKGVLNPNAILPDEPITLPGADAGKDWSPGNYDGKYMGPVSLKEALAHSRNTVAVRIALLLGIDRLTDLVRRLELKFPLPINLSIALGTYEVSPLELTSAFSVFPTLGQKVTPRFVETIYDQIFDGKVIYQSEPQSKEVFSPQTASIMNDFLQEVVRAGTGRCAVALRVPVGGKTGTTQEYKDAWFVGFTADYTCGVWVGYDKGRTLGKGETGGKIACPLWLSLMQGTSHTPKPLPFYIPPQDVTNSTSPSSEISPQ, encoded by the coding sequence ATGAATTCCACCTTAAAAATAATCGGTCTTTTCTTTTTGATTTTTATTCTTTTTTTAAGTACTTTAGTTCTTATACTTTTTCTTTATCTCAAAATATCCCTCCCCAGCATCTCAAAGCTTAAAAGTTATAGGCCCAAGCAGGTTAATCTCATTGTAGATCGCAATGATAAAATAATTGGTTATTTAGGAGAGGAAAGGAGAATCTTTGTTCCTTTAAAAAAGATACCTCCCCATGTGGTAAGGGCCTTTCTTGCTGCTGAAGATGCCAATTTTTATAAGCATAAAGGGATTGATTTCTTTAGCCTGTTAAGAGCCCTATTTAAAAATGTTATATCTGGGAAAATTGTTCAGGGGGGAAGTACTATTACTCAACAGGTAGCTAAATCCCTACTTTTATCTCCAGAAAGAACCTTTTCCAGAAAATTTAAAGAGATGATACTTGCCTGGCAGATGGAGAAATACTTGACCAAAGATGAGATTTTGACACTCTATTTAAATCACATTTATCTGGGAGAGGGAGCTTACGGAGTTGAAGCAGCAGCACTGACCTATTTTAATAAACATGTCTGGGAGCTTGATTTACTTGAGGCTGCAACTTTAGCTGGGCTTCCTCCAGGACCTTCAAGGTTTAGTCCTGTTGATAATCCTCAGGCTGCCCTTCAGAGGAGAAATTATGTCTTGAGGAGAATGGCGGAGGTTGGTTTTATATCTGAGGGGCTTGCTAATCAGTTAGTTACAAAGCCTCTCCTTGTGAATCCAAAAAATGTGAATATTCCAGCTCATAGTGCTTATTTTATAGACCTTGTAAAGGCAGAGATTGAGAAATTACTGCCTAAGGAGGCCTTAGAACAGGGTGGTTATAGAATAAAGACAACCCTTGATCTGGAATGGCAAAAGAAGGGTTACGAAAATCTTATAAATGCATTGAGGGGTCTTTCCAAAAAAGATCCACCCGAGGTAGCTGCGGTCTGCTTGGCTAATGCAGATGGAGGAGTTAGATTTTTACTGGGAGGAAGAAATTATTTAGAATCAACCTATAATAGGGCTATCTTAGGAAAAAGGCAGGCAGGCTCTGCCTTTAAACCCTTTATTTGGGCAGAGGCTTTAGAAAAGGGAGTGCTTAATCCTAATGCGATTCTTCCAGATGAACCTATTACTCTGCCTGGTGCAGATGCAGGGAAGGATTGGAGCCCAGGAAATTATGATGGCAAATACATGGGGCCTGTAAGTTTAAAGGAGGCCCTTGCCCATTCAAGAAATACAGTTGCGGTTAGGATAGCTCTTCTTTTAGGAATTGATAGGCTTACTGATTTGGTAAGGCGTCTTGAATTGAAGTTTCCTCTTCCTATTAATTTAAGCATAGCTCTTGGCACCTATGAGGTTTCTCCACTTGAGCTCACCTCGGCTTTTTCTGTTTTTCCAACCCTCGGACAAAAGGTAACACCCCGGTTTGTTGAGACTATCTATGATCAGATTTTTGACGGTAAGGTAATATATCAGAGTGAGCCCCAGAGCAAAGAGGTCTTTTCTCCTCAGACAGCCTCCATTATGAATGATTTTCTTCAGGAAGTAGTAAGAGCTGGAACGGGAAGGTGTGCCGTTGCCCTTAGAGTACCTGTGGGAGGAAAAACAGGAACCACTCAAGAATACAAGGATGCCTGGTTTGTAGGATTTACAGCTGATTATACCTGTGGTGTATGGGTTGGGTATGATAAAGGAAGAACCTTGGGGAAAGGAGAAACAGGAGGTAAGATTGCCTGTCCTCTCTGGCTTAGCCTGATGCAGGGGACCAGTCACACACCCAAACCCCTTCCCTTTTACATCCCTCCTCAGGATGTCACTAATTCAACATCTCCGTCCTCAGAAATTTCTCCTCAATAA
- a CDS encoding Crp/Fnr family transcriptional regulator: MTEEKTLLTEVLKNSFIFKGLSDELLREFSNLAVIKSFEKNQEIFGEGKPALGFFLILEGQVKIFKLSSKGKEQIIHILGPGEIFAEVVLAGVETYPAYAQAISPVKVAFFEKSGFLKLVQRKPELALNLIALFSIKLRSLVKTIENLTLRESGERLLHYLWELSEEGKKKDIELRVNKSHLALLLGITPETLSRLFQKYREEGLIELERNRIILLKPEKLHQIIRSF; the protein is encoded by the coding sequence GTGACTGAAGAAAAGACCCTTTTAACTGAAGTTTTAAAAAATAGTTTCATTTTTAAGGGCTTATCTGATGAGCTTTTAAGGGAGTTTAGTAATCTTGCTGTAATTAAGTCTTTTGAGAAGAATCAAGAGATTTTTGGAGAGGGGAAGCCTGCCCTTGGATTTTTTCTTATTCTTGAAGGCCAAGTGAAAATTTTCAAGCTCTCCTCTAAGGGAAAGGAGCAAATTATCCATATTCTTGGACCAGGTGAAATTTTTGCAGAAGTTGTTCTTGCTGGAGTAGAAACATATCCTGCCTATGCTCAGGCAATTAGTCCAGTAAAAGTTGCCTTTTTTGAAAAGTCTGGATTTCTTAAATTAGTCCAGCGAAAACCAGAGCTTGCCTTAAATCTGATTGCCCTTTTTTCCATAAAACTTCGCTCTCTTGTAAAAACCATAGAAAATCTTACATTGCGCGAGTCCGGAGAAAGACTCCTTCATTATCTTTGGGAGCTCTCTGAAGAGGGTAAAAAGAAAGATATCGAACTCAGAGTCAATAAGTCTCACCTTGCCCTTTTGCTTGGTATAACTCCAGAAACCTTATCAAGGCTTTTTCAAAAGTATAGAGAAGAAGGTCTAATAGAGCTTGAACGCAACAGGATTATCCTTTTGAAACCTGAAAAATTACATCAAATAATAAGATCCTTTTAA
- the ribD gene encoding bifunctional diaminohydroxyphosphoribosylaminopyrimidine deaminase/5-amino-6-(5-phosphoribosylamino)uracil reductase RibD gives MPLKSDEFYILKAIKAAHKGLGKTSPNPPVGAVVVDPQSGEIIAKGYHRAYGKPHAEREALAKAGKRARGAFLYVTLEPCCHYGKTPPCTEAILEAGIKRVVCGIRDPNPIACNGLNLLKEKGVDVKVGVCSSEVKYLTRFFLSKILRGRPWIIVKSAQSLDGRIAVSSGDSKWISGEKALKFSHKLRAQVDAIVVGKKTVLADNPELTTRFVKGKNPLRIILDSKVSLDPDLKVFEVSRDKRTILVCGEEVPEEKIQPFLKRGVEIWKIPLIEGKINLKAFVEKALKENILSILVEGGGNLQGAFLREGLIDEVFVAIAPMLIGDSEGIFSFSARPLKTLSQATKLYNSTIKKLGKDFLFHGFTQEGYKLLNTPLESL, from the coding sequence ATGCCTTTAAAGTCAGATGAATTTTATATATTGAAGGCTATAAAAGCTGCCCACAAGGGATTGGGAAAGACCTCTCCTAATCCACCTGTGGGGGCAGTGGTAGTTGATCCCCAAAGCGGTGAGATTATAGCTAAGGGATATCACAGAGCTTATGGTAAACCCCATGCCGAGAGAGAGGCCTTAGCTAAGGCAGGAAAAAGGGCAAGGGGAGCCTTTCTGTATGTAACTCTTGAACCCTGTTGCCATTATGGGAAAACTCCTCCTTGCACAGAGGCTATCCTTGAAGCAGGTATAAAAAGGGTCGTTTGTGGAATCCGGGATCCCAATCCTATTGCCTGCAACGGCTTGAACCTGCTTAAGGAAAAAGGAGTTGATGTAAAGGTTGGTGTTTGTTCCTCTGAAGTAAAATACCTTACGCGTTTTTTTTTGAGCAAAATCTTAAGAGGAAGGCCCTGGATTATAGTAAAATCAGCTCAAAGCTTAGATGGAAGAATTGCCGTTTCAAGTGGAGACTCTAAGTGGATTTCAGGGGAAAAGGCCTTGAAATTTTCCCATAAATTAAGGGCTCAGGTTGATGCCATTGTGGTTGGTAAAAAGACTGTGCTTGCAGATAATCCCGAACTTACTACCAGGTTTGTAAAGGGTAAAAATCCCCTAAGGATAATCCTTGATTCCAAGGTCAGCCTTGATCCTGACCTTAAAGTTTTTGAAGTTTCCCGGGACAAAAGAACTATACTTGTATGCGGAGAGGAAGTGCCTGAGGAAAAGATTCAACCCTTTCTTAAAAGGGGGGTTGAGATATGGAAAATCCCTCTTATCGAGGGAAAGATAAATTTAAAAGCCTTTGTGGAGAAGGCTCTAAAGGAAAATATTCTTTCCATACTTGTTGAGGGTGGCGGAAACCTTCAGGGGGCATTTTTAAGGGAAGGACTTATTGATGAAGTCTTTGTAGCTATAGCTCCAATGCTTATTGGAGACTCAGAGGGTATCTTCAGCTTTTCAGCCCGGCCTTTAAAAACACTCTCTCAGGCTACGAAATTATATAATTCTACCATAAAAAAACTTGGGAAAGACTTTCTTTTTCACGGTTTTACTCAAGAGGGATATAAGCTTTTGAATACTCCTTTAGAATCTCTTTAA
- a CDS encoding DnaJ family domain-containing protein translates to MPFSIFKKLAEERIREAMERGEFNDLELKGKPVELKEDPFVPEELRIAYRMLKNAGFLPKEVELRKEIAELEAYLDEEHQDAYGKIKKLSALLFHLNQIRSKPLQVEDEEYYAKIVEKIRIYKKEAFPKERKEPQKIDFSKLQTLLSVKSFYRKKR, encoded by the coding sequence GTGCCTTTTAGTATTTTTAAAAAATTAGCAGAAGAGCGCATACGGGAGGCTATGGAAAGAGGAGAATTTAATGATCTGGAATTAAAGGGCAAACCTGTGGAATTAAAGGAGGATCCCTTTGTCCCTGAGGAGTTGAGAATAGCCTACCGCATGCTTAAAAATGCTGGGTTTTTACCCAAGGAGGTAGAATTAAGAAAAGAAATCGCTGAACTTGAGGCCTATCTTGATGAAGAGCATCAAGATGCATATGGAAAGATAAAAAAGCTGAGTGCCCTTCTCTTTCATTTAAATCAGATAAGAAGTAAGCCTCTCCAGGTGGAAGATGAAGAGTATTATGCCAAAATCGTAGAGAAGATCAGGATCTATAAAAAAGAGGCCTTTCCAAAAGAAAGAAAAGAACCCCAAAAGATAGATTTTTCAAAATTACAGACACTACTTTCAGTTAAATCCTTTTATCGCAAGAAAAGATAA
- a CDS encoding SPL family radical SAM protein has translation MPYLYPFDPWASTLCTCPPKWSLNPYTGCGHRCLYCYATSFIPKFYEPRPKKDFLKRIERELMGLPKGAIISLSNSSDPYQPLEEKFSFTRIFLERLVSKSFKLLIITKSDLLLRDLDILSKLDVVISLTITSIKRASLMEPGAPSFERRLFALKELKKRGFKCVVRLDPVIPGINDEEIMEVLGEVLPYGDHFVLSTYKAKPDSLKRLCSAFPEKSQTLKKLYLDEGSLLRGSKYLSYERRRKLLYPLIERISAQCKTYALCRENLPEINQRKGLCDGSYLLQNHF, from the coding sequence ATGCCCTATCTTTATCCCTTTGATCCCTGGGCTTCAACACTTTGCACCTGCCCCCCAAAATGGAGCTTAAACCCCTATACGGGATGCGGACACCGATGTCTTTATTGCTACGCAACTTCCTTTATACCAAAATTTTATGAACCAAGACCTAAAAAGGATTTTCTGAAAAGAATTGAAAGGGAGTTGATGGGTCTTCCTAAAGGGGCAATAATTAGCCTTTCCAATTCCTCAGATCCTTATCAGCCCCTTGAAGAAAAATTCAGCTTTACAAGAATATTTCTTGAAAGGTTAGTTTCTAAATCTTTTAAACTTCTTATTATTACCAAATCAGATCTTCTCTTGAGAGATCTTGATATACTCTCAAAGCTTGATGTAGTCATATCTTTAACCATAACTTCTATCAAAAGAGCCTCTCTTATGGAACCAGGTGCTCCCTCCTTTGAAAGAAGACTATTTGCCCTTAAAGAATTGAAAAAAAGAGGTTTTAAATGCGTTGTTCGTCTTGACCCTGTTATTCCTGGTATTAATGATGAAGAGATAATGGAAGTTCTTGGTGAGGTCTTGCCCTATGGGGATCACTTTGTTTTGAGCACCTATAAAGCTAAACCGGATTCTTTAAAGAGACTCTGTTCGGCCTTTCCAGAAAAATCACAAACTTTGAAAAAACTTTATTTGGATGAAGGGTCTCTTTTAAGGGGGAGTAAGTATTTATCTTACGAGAGAAGGAGAAAATTACTTTATCCACTTATAGAGAGAATCTCTGCGCAATGTAAAACTTATGCCCTTTGCCGGGAAAACCTTCCAGAAATAAATCAGAGAAAGGGTCTCTGTGATGGAAGTTATTTACTTCAAAATCACTTTTAA